A region from the Caldicellulosiruptor naganoensis genome encodes:
- a CDS encoding glycosyltransferase family 2 protein: MIKNITCVILTKNSARNIENIRNVYHLFEKIVIVDDYSEDDTVKKIEEIDTEKRVKICRRKLDNFSSQRNYVSSLAETDWVFHLDSDERIDDMLIRELHMIDGNINNTYFIAFKIKRKNYFIDMHIGTEDKIRLFNKKKLYFRGEVHEDLDIKSEDKIGILKGAILHKSYQSIQDYFRKLVLYMKLEEERLKQSEKGWFYILGRLVKRTFEHFKTLIKNVIANKSFLKPLLWFCLCEAYDLLYFSIFLYVKYFKISN; this comes from the coding sequence ATGATAAAAAACATAACATGTGTAATATTGACAAAAAACAGTGCGAGAAATATTGAGAATATAAGAAATGTCTATCATCTATTTGAAAAAATCGTTATAGTAGATGATTACAGTGAGGATGATACGGTCAAAAAGATAGAAGAGATAGATACAGAGAAACGGGTAAAGATATGTAGAAGAAAATTAGATAATTTTTCATCCCAGCGAAATTATGTATCAAGTTTAGCTGAAACAGATTGGGTATTCCACTTAGATAGTGATGAAAGAATAGATGATATGTTAATTCGTGAATTACATATGATTGATGGAAATATCAATAATACTTATTTTATTGCGTTTAAGATTAAAAGAAAAAATTACTTTATTGATATGCATATTGGAACTGAGGATAAAATCAGATTGTTTAATAAGAAAAAGTTGTACTTTAGAGGTGAAGTTCATGAAGATTTAGATATTAAAAGTGAGGATAAAATTGGTATATTAAAAGGTGCTATCTTACATAAATCATATCAATCGATTCAAGATTATTTTAGAAAATTGGTTCTATATATGAAATTAGAAGAAGAAAGATTAAAGCAAAGTGAAAAAGGCTGGTTTTACATTTTAGGACGTCTTGTTAAGAGAACGTTTGAACATTTTAAGACATTGATTAAAAATGTTATAGCTAATAAGAGTTTTTTAAAACCATTATTGTGGTTTTGTTTATGTGAGGCATATGATCTCTTGTATTTTTCAATTTTTTTATATGTAAAGTATTTCAAAATATCGAATTAA
- a CDS encoding S-layer homology domain-containing protein: protein MNSKKIFKILSWVVILSFVLSLINPAVFAKDFKDISNHWAKEIIDKWANTYNVANGYSDGSFKPSNAITRAEFAQLVSRVIGEALVRPEINFKDVKEKDWFYSAVKNLADYISGYPDGTFRPKNNITREEAACLLARVFAIDKSQSNVLSKFSDYNQVSSWQKSI, encoded by the coding sequence TTGAATTCAAAGAAAATTTTCAAAATTCTTTCCTGGGTAGTAATCCTCTCTTTTGTATTAAGTCTTATAAACCCAGCTGTTTTTGCAAAAGATTTTAAAGACATATCAAATCATTGGGCAAAAGAGATAATTGACAAATGGGCAAATACATACAATGTGGCAAATGGGTATTCTGATGGTAGTTTCAAACCATCAAATGCTATTACAAGGGCTGAATTTGCTCAGCTTGTGAGCAGAGTAATTGGTGAGGCTTTAGTTAGGCCTGAAATTAACTTTAAGGATGTAAAAGAAAAAGATTGGTTTTACTCTGCTGTCAAAAATCTTGCTGATTATATAAGTGGGTATCCAGATGGTACATTTAGACCAAAAAACAATATAACAAGAGAAGAAGCAGCATGCCTTTTGGCAAGAGTGTTTGCTATTGACAAATCACAGAGCAATGTTCTTTCGAAGTTTTCTGATTATAATCAAGTGTCCTCATGGCAAAAGAGTATTTAG
- a CDS encoding CPBP family intramembrane glutamic endopeptidase, producing the protein MISNDRKIANRRLKNLIHIAVTVVYFIIVLIQIDFYQRFIESKIHKIFNVFDTTNPGKFLTNNISSLVSYLAQAVFFLLSIIVFVIITKGFIELKNAGKDFVDALNNKFFVLAFLEGIILSIILTYIAILIPFKGSFIMIKAYEYQTALLWTKASNYYIPYLMLNYLIVALMEEIIYRGIIYMGIARAINRPVATVFTSIIFAASHYYDSNGFGIIFIRNLVISLLLIYILVKTRSLWYSIGIHFGLNTFVFHILYPESSWKMALVVIITFIVYMILDCLIRTRFAEKGKKIVYHEMNT; encoded by the coding sequence ATGATAAGCAATGATAGAAAAATAGCAAACAGGAGATTAAAAAATCTAATACATATAGCGGTAACAGTGGTTTATTTTATAATTGTCTTAATTCAAATTGACTTTTACCAACGTTTTATTGAATCTAAAATACATAAAATATTTAATGTTTTTGATACCACAAATCCAGGTAAGTTTTTAACTAACAATATTTCATCGTTAGTGAGTTATTTAGCACAAGCAGTGTTTTTTTTATTGTCTATTATTGTTTTTGTGATTATTACAAAAGGTTTTATTGAGTTGAAGAATGCAGGCAAAGATTTTGTAGATGCATTAAATAACAAATTTTTTGTTTTGGCATTTTTAGAGGGAATAATTTTAAGCATAATTTTAACTTATATAGCAATTTTAATTCCATTTAAAGGCAGTTTTATAATGATAAAAGCATACGAATATCAAACAGCCCTCTTATGGACGAAAGCATCCAACTATTATATACCTTATTTAATGTTAAACTATTTGATTGTGGCTTTGATGGAAGAAATTATTTATAGAGGCATAATATATATGGGAATAGCAAGAGCTATCAACAGGCCGGTAGCGACTGTATTTACTTCAATAATTTTTGCTGCCTCTCATTATTATGATTCAAATGGGTTTGGTATTATATTTATCAGAAATTTAGTGATTTCGTTATTATTGATATATATTTTGGTAAAAACACGTTCTCTGTGGTATTCAATAGGGATACATTTCGGACTTAATACTTTTGTTTTCCATATTCTTTATCCAGAGTCAAGCTGGAAAATGGCATTGGTAGTAATAATTACATTTATAGTTTATATGATTTTAGATTGTTTGATTAGAACGCGTTTTGCTGAAAAAGGCAAAAAGATAGTTTATCATGAGATGAATACATAA
- a CDS encoding undecaprenyl-phosphate glucose phosphotransferase — MHNLGRLYIKIAKIIDIPAILLSFILSWFIKFNSGLFNKPASLDIQTYLLIVALHVPLYLFFLTVSEKESMRGNFELLSDFVRILRSNIFALLIIVMIFYTLKLIDFSRIFLFIFVILNFLMSILQRLILRRILFSPNSKIISKEKVLFVGQNEISEKLSSIFEKNNYQIIGFVVNESDPMNERVVGKIKDIESIVSNNHVDEIIIVLPLNQEKEINYIVDVCEKYGIRTYLVPDYFKFIPSKAEIEKIDKIPLINIRYSPLDEWTNRFIKRSFDIVVSLLGLILCLPLFIIIAVLIKLTSEGPVFFTQERVGYNRRIFKMHKFRTMYMQDPEEEKVRWTTKDDPRRTPIGKILRRLSLDELPQLWDVLVGNMSLVGPRPERPYFVEKFKEEIPKYMIKHRVRPGITGWAQIHGLRGDTSIEERIKYDIWYIENWSFWLDIKIILATIFGGKFMENAY; from the coding sequence ATGCATAACTTGGGACGACTTTATATAAAGATAGCAAAGATTATTGATATTCCAGCAATTTTATTATCATTTATTTTATCGTGGTTTATAAAGTTTAATAGTGGCTTGTTTAATAAGCCAGCCTCATTAGATATACAGACATATTTATTAATTGTTGCTTTACATGTACCTTTGTATTTATTTTTTCTTACAGTATCTGAGAAAGAAAGCATGAGGGGTAATTTCGAATTACTTTCTGATTTTGTAAGAATTTTACGATCAAATATATTTGCTCTGCTGATTATAGTGATGATTTTCTATACTCTAAAACTTATAGATTTTTCAAGAATTTTTCTTTTTATCTTTGTTATTTTAAACTTTCTTATGTCAATACTTCAAAGACTTATTTTAAGAAGAATATTATTCTCTCCAAATTCAAAGATAATTTCTAAAGAAAAAGTTCTTTTTGTTGGACAAAATGAGATTTCAGAAAAATTGAGCAGTATCTTTGAGAAAAATAACTATCAAATCATTGGTTTTGTTGTAAATGAAAGCGATCCTATGAATGAGAGAGTTGTGGGGAAAATTAAGGACATAGAAAGCATTGTAAGTAACAACCATGTTGATGAAATAATCATAGTTCTTCCTCTTAATCAGGAAAAAGAAATAAATTACATCGTCGACGTTTGCGAAAAGTATGGTATAAGAACATATTTAGTACCAGATTACTTTAAATTTATACCATCAAAAGCAGAAATAGAGAAGATCGATAAAATCCCTTTGATAAACATACGCTATTCTCCGCTTGACGAGTGGACAAACAGGTTTATAAAAAGGAGCTTTGATATTGTTGTCTCTCTACTTGGATTAATCTTGTGCCTTCCTTTATTCATAATCATAGCAGTTTTGATAAAACTAACATCAGAAGGTCCAGTATTCTTTACCCAAGAAAGAGTAGGCTATAACAGGCGCATTTTTAAGATGCACAAGTTCCGCACAATGTATATGCAAGATCCTGAGGAAGAAAAGGTGAGATGGACAACTAAAGATGATCCAAGAAGAACTCCAATTGGCAAGATTTTAAGAAGACTTTCTTTGGACGAACTTCCACAGCTATGGGATGTTCTTGTTGGCAACATGAGTTTAGTTGGGCCAAGGCCAGAAAGGCCGTATTTCGTGGAGAAGTTTAAAGAAGAAATTCCAAAATATATGATAAAGCACCGTGTACGTCCGGGAATTACTGGCTGGGCTCAGATTCATGGGCTCCGAGGGGATACTTCGATTGAAGAGAGAATAAAATACGATATCTGGTATATAGAAAATTGGTCTTTCTGGCTTGATATTAAAATTATTCTAGCAACCATTTTTGGTGGCAAGTTTATGGAGAATGCTTATTAG
- a CDS encoding macro domain-containing protein, protein MTNSSKTAFEKVIIKKGDITKENVDAIVNAANSHLKHGGGVALAIVKAGGNEIQKESDEIIKKIGMVPTGHAVITNAYRLPCKFVIHTVGPIYGEGNEDEKLHKAIFNSLYLAHLYNLKSIAFPAVSSGIFGFPKDRCAKVLIDTAIEFLESFQTSIEKVVFCLFDDETYGYFEEYYKNLLKE, encoded by the coding sequence ATGACCAATTCTTCGAAAACGGCGTTTGAAAAAGTTATTATAAAAAAAGGAGATATCACAAAGGAAAATGTTGATGCAATTGTAAATGCGGCAAATAGTCACCTTAAGCATGGTGGCGGGGTTGCACTTGCAATTGTCAAAGCGGGGGGCAATGAAATTCAAAAAGAGTCTGATGAGATTATAAAAAAGATTGGAATGGTTCCAACAGGCCATGCTGTTATTACAAATGCATATAGGCTGCCTTGCAAGTTTGTAATCCATACTGTTGGTCCAATCTATGGTGAAGGCAATGAGGATGAAAAGCTTCATAAAGCGATCTTTAATAGCTTGTATCTTGCACACCTTTATAATTTAAAAAGCATTGCCTTTCCTGCTGTATCAAGCGGTATCTTTGGATTTCCCAAAGATAGGTGCGCAAAGGTTTTGATTGACACTGCAATTGAATTTTTAGAAAGTTTTCAGACAAGCATTGAAAAGGTTGTGTTTTGCCTATTTGATGATGAGACCTATGGGTATTTTGAAGAGTATTATAAAAATTTATTAAAAGAATAA
- a CDS encoding transglutaminase domain-containing protein, which produces MAKEYLAAMVENGYMQGYGDNALKPKNYITRAEALTILDNIVGLLLSKKGMYVGREVKGSFIISSPGVRVSGFSVSKNCLIAEGTKDGDVTITNTQVNGNIIVRGGGEHSVVLKDVRASAVIVVNKQADTRVDISGNSKIDKIVVEKPANILIEKTVEVNTVDIKADKTILKAEGKIERIAVNAKDVKVNDKEVQQGAILTITSTNENEKKTQSTNTNTSQESTQSGTTSQTSNNTSGVQTNTGTSTGNISSGTSTGGYTGGGSVSGGGSSGSGTSVQYGPVSEVLVDKETIPVGQNVQVTVTVKDAAGNLLPNKVVRIEGRSAYTNSLGSATFTLSVHDSKEIVINVDGKDYYGLLYAIKPTEGVLTFKLKSANGNFLSGFNVKLVNQAKQFSELKSATAEQVSFIVPAVDGYKALIWSYDSRNGLIYTILDNLSVGNGIVRVVADTTLPNYVQVTLDFSINNQPLNNYEFAILNSSKSDTFSIDDVKLNISSNQLKITADAGSYSIKVAKDTQDGKLYFMRNLNLQQSGQTFSFNFSSLKRVIFNFVGIGNLQKSISVKLNGSWFELSGENDVYLQRGVYNLEEVFIKTYDENSKEVDYSYKVPAGNNPIVVDATGSDEECSVDVDLSIDDVSSSVYATNIDGNEFSSIKAGSLVDFVVILKTKSGLNLALLKPSEKMSDTAPLFKASDMVANVSSGNVKNNIELLCTTIEDDNISHVLGYLPRNLQDGTVSVVFTAKIGLLYGSSITSNIMLSIDNQNGDSRGYVYPQNTTTNAVYFVCDKIDSEASDFLALSLPASETCDINLLADKIYFELMTERPLAFEYGFDRMFGLSFNLTSENLYMIWPVYLFSKDEGLTRRQAVEQKALQIVSTVVDQTYNDYDKVLGLHDWLVLQTQYDLEGYLNNNIPYESHTAYGALINGIAVCNGYATAMLALLEDAGIDSKEIYGMAGVGNSKEAHAWNMVNLEGNWYHLDATWDDPDWGNYVEHVFFNVPDSKIESTHDWERSLYPAATATDYSYGNYYNVEVIPQNVYYNEDNIVTIIVKNYKRELQANKLITVTKLNQAGAEDIAFAGYTSADGTVTFNVKPTDMTSYHIYITSFMEDKGYINVVEKLKPVTLSLNINNQPINEFYISDGLNFLKVTGGQRQVELSRWRENNLIFYGLGFVIKKSLTFDSYDPTHLTVCNDVYDSYVLLSVYNGAYAVVSAEVYVIDKDTFKELFVGSTDSEGKIPLVLTNGKYIVKVANYNSETNSQDFYYSILQVTQNSVTSIDLSQFNQIQYIPGFTEGGVEMGDKLLLGFDFDYDGKFVVSSIGHSRKAYFAPGDYGWV; this is translated from the coding sequence ATGGCAAAAGAGTATTTAGCAGCTATGGTTGAAAATGGATATATGCAAGGTTATGGAGATAATGCATTAAAACCTAAAAATTACATTACAAGAGCTGAGGCACTGACTATTTTAGATAACATTGTTGGGCTTTTGTTATCAAAAAAGGGTATGTATGTAGGAAGAGAAGTCAAAGGGAGTTTCATTATTAGTAGCCCGGGTGTTAGGGTATCAGGATTTAGTGTGAGTAAAAACTGCTTGATAGCAGAGGGAACAAAAGATGGAGATGTTACAATTACTAATACGCAGGTAAACGGTAATATCATTGTTCGTGGCGGAGGAGAACACAGTGTTGTTTTGAAAGATGTTAGAGCTTCTGCAGTTATAGTTGTGAACAAACAAGCAGATACAAGAGTAGATATCAGTGGCAATTCAAAGATAGACAAGATTGTAGTTGAGAAGCCAGCTAATATTTTAATTGAGAAGACTGTAGAAGTGAACACAGTAGATATCAAAGCTGACAAAACAATTTTGAAGGCAGAAGGCAAAATAGAGAGGATAGCAGTAAATGCAAAAGATGTAAAAGTAAATGATAAGGAAGTCCAGCAGGGCGCTATACTAACAATTACCAGTACCAATGAAAACGAGAAAAAGACTCAATCTACAAATACCAATACTTCGCAGGAGTCAACACAAAGTGGCACTACATCTCAAACATCTAATAATACTTCAGGTGTGCAAACAAATACTGGAACATCAACTGGAAATATATCTTCAGGCACTTCAACTGGTGGCTATACAGGTGGAGGAAGTGTATCTGGGGGCGGTTCTTCGGGTTCTGGAACAAGTGTTCAATATGGACCTGTAAGTGAAGTGTTGGTTGACAAGGAAACCATCCCTGTTGGTCAGAACGTCCAAGTAACAGTTACAGTGAAGGATGCAGCGGGGAATTTGTTGCCAAACAAGGTTGTAAGGATTGAAGGGCGGTCTGCTTATACAAATTCCTTAGGTAGCGCAACATTTACTTTATCAGTTCATGATAGCAAAGAAATAGTTATAAATGTAGATGGCAAAGACTATTATGGTCTTTTGTACGCAATTAAACCAACTGAGGGAGTTTTGACCTTTAAGTTAAAGTCGGCAAATGGTAACTTTTTAAGTGGATTTAATGTGAAACTAGTAAATCAAGCTAAGCAATTTTCTGAGTTAAAGTCTGCCACAGCTGAACAAGTGTCATTCATTGTACCTGCAGTTGATGGATACAAAGCTTTAATATGGTCATATGATAGTCGAAATGGGCTTATATATACCATCTTAGATAATCTGTCAGTTGGAAATGGTATTGTAAGAGTTGTTGCAGATACAACATTACCAAATTATGTACAAGTTACACTGGATTTTAGCATAAATAACCAACCCCTCAATAACTATGAGTTTGCAATTCTCAATAGCTCAAAATCTGATACTTTTTCAATTGATGATGTAAAGCTAAATATTTCTTCAAATCAGCTTAAAATTACAGCAGATGCGGGCAGTTATTCAATCAAGGTAGCAAAAGATACTCAAGATGGTAAGCTATATTTTATGAGAAATTTGAATCTCCAACAGTCAGGGCAAACTTTTTCATTTAACTTTAGCTCTCTTAAGAGAGTTATATTCAATTTTGTTGGTATTGGTAATTTGCAAAAGAGTATATCTGTAAAATTAAACGGTAGCTGGTTTGAACTCTCAGGGGAGAATGATGTATATCTGCAAAGAGGAGTTTATAACCTTGAGGAAGTTTTTATAAAAACATACGATGAGAACAGTAAAGAGGTTGATTATTCATATAAAGTGCCAGCAGGCAATAATCCAATTGTAGTTGACGCGACAGGAAGCGATGAAGAATGCTCTGTGGATGTAGACCTTTCAATAGATGATGTCTCAAGCAGTGTATATGCTACTAATATAGATGGGAATGAATTTTCTTCTATAAAGGCAGGTTCTCTTGTAGATTTTGTAGTGATTTTAAAGACGAAAAGTGGGCTGAACTTAGCTTTGTTAAAGCCATCTGAAAAGATGTCAGATACAGCACCATTGTTTAAAGCAAGTGATATGGTAGCAAATGTATCAAGCGGAAATGTAAAGAATAATATTGAACTTCTTTGTACAACAATAGAAGATGATAATATTTCGCATGTACTCGGATATTTGCCAAGGAATCTTCAAGATGGTACCGTTAGCGTAGTATTTACGGCAAAAATAGGTTTGCTTTATGGAAGCTCTATTACAAGCAACATTATGCTTTCTATAGACAATCAAAATGGTGACAGTAGAGGTTATGTATATCCACAAAATACAACTACAAATGCTGTATACTTTGTATGTGATAAAATTGACAGTGAAGCAAGCGACTTTTTAGCACTCAGTCTTCCTGCAAGTGAAACTTGTGACATCAATCTTCTTGCCGACAAAATATATTTTGAACTCATGACAGAGAGGCCGCTTGCTTTTGAATACGGATTTGATAGAATGTTTGGACTGAGCTTTAATCTCACCAGTGAAAACCTCTACATGATATGGCCTGTTTACCTTTTCAGCAAAGATGAAGGTCTTACAAGAAGACAAGCAGTTGAACAAAAGGCATTGCAAATAGTATCTACAGTTGTAGACCAAACTTACAATGACTATGACAAAGTTTTAGGTTTGCATGACTGGCTTGTTTTGCAAACCCAGTACGATTTGGAAGGGTATCTTAACAACAACATACCTTATGAGTCTCATACAGCCTATGGTGCACTAATTAATGGTATTGCGGTTTGCAACGGTTATGCAACAGCTATGCTTGCGCTTTTAGAGGATGCAGGTATAGACTCAAAAGAGATCTATGGTATGGCAGGTGTAGGTAATTCAAAAGAAGCCCACGCATGGAATATGGTAAACTTAGAGGGTAATTGGTACCATTTAGATGCAACATGGGATGACCCAGACTGGGGTAATTATGTTGAACATGTCTTTTTCAATGTTCCAGATAGTAAAATTGAGTCAACACACGATTGGGAAAGAAGTCTTTATCCCGCTGCTACAGCTACAGATTACAGCTATGGTAACTATTACAATGTTGAAGTCATTCCACAGAATGTTTATTATAATGAGGACAATATTGTAACAATAATTGTCAAAAACTATAAAAGAGAACTACAAGCTAATAAACTTATTACCGTAACAAAATTAAACCAGGCTGGAGCTGAAGACATTGCATTTGCTGGCTATACCTCTGCTGATGGTACAGTAACATTCAATGTAAAGCCTACTGATATGACATCTTACCATATCTATATAACCTCTTTTATGGAAGACAAAGGATACATTAATGTTGTTGAAAAACTAAAGCCAGTGACATTGAGTTTAAATATTAACAATCAACCAATTAATGAATTTTATATCTCAGATGGTTTGAACTTCTTGAAAGTCACAGGTGGTCAGCGGCAGGTTGAACTTAGCAGGTGGCGCGAGAATAATCTAATTTTCTATGGTTTAGGTTTTGTAATAAAGAAAAGTTTAACATTTGACAGCTATGATCCGACGCACCTTACAGTTTGTAACGATGTATACGATTCTTACGTACTTTTAAGTGTATATAACGGTGCTTATGCAGTTGTCAGTGCGGAGGTTTATGTGATTGACAAAGATACTTTTAAGGAGCTTTTTGTAGGCAGCACAGACTCAGAAGGAAAGATTCCACTTGTTCTTACAAACGGAAAATACATTGTAAAAGTTGCTAATTATAATTCAGAAACAAATTCTCAAGATTTTTACTATTCGATTTTACAGGTAACACAAAATAGTGTAACTTCAATTGATTTATCTCAGTTTAATCAGATTCAATATATACCGGGATTTACCGAAGGCGGCGTTGAAATGGGAGACAAGCTGTTACTTGGTTTCGACTTTGACTATGATGGAAAATTTGTTGTGTCATCGATCGGGCACTCAAGAAAGGCTTATTTTGCACCGGGTGATTATGGTTGGGTATAG
- a CDS encoding glycosyltransferase family 4 protein: MKVAIVHEWLTTMGGSEKVILELKKLFPEAPIYTLVYNRKKLGRYFDKYQIITSNLQKNPLAQIKHRLFFKYMPRAFENFDLSDFDLVISSSSAFAKGVITSPNSVHICYCHTPPRYLWDLTHEYLKDYNLIIRRYLERNFHYLRLWDTIAANRVDYFVANSNYVANRIKKFYKRDCKVIYPPVDTEYFTPAKDKNIEDYYLIVSRLVPYKRIDLAVEAFNQLSKRLVIVGDGPEYKKLKSIAKSNIEFLGYQPDETIKDLYQRCRALIFPGVEDFGIVPVEVQACGRPVIALKKGGAVETVEEGKTGVFFEKQDVESLKEAVYKFEKDIERFDKDYIRSHAEKFSAERFRMEFKDFILKVTEYERGEGMGGKV; the protein is encoded by the coding sequence ATGAAGGTTGCAATAGTGCATGAATGGCTGACTACTATGGGAGGCTCTGAAAAAGTTATATTGGAATTGAAGAAATTGTTTCCTGAAGCTCCCATATATACTCTTGTATATAACAGAAAAAAATTAGGAAGGTATTTTGATAAATATCAAATAATTACCTCGAACTTACAAAAAAATCCATTAGCTCAAATTAAGCATCGACTATTTTTCAAATACATGCCAAGAGCTTTTGAAAATTTCGATTTGAGTGATTTTGATTTAGTGATAAGCTCTTCATCAGCCTTTGCTAAAGGGGTTATAACATCACCCAATAGTGTACATATATGTTATTGTCACACTCCACCAAGGTATCTTTGGGATTTGACACATGAGTATTTGAAAGACTATAACCTCATAATCAGAAGATATTTAGAGCGGAACTTTCATTATCTTAGATTATGGGATACCATTGCAGCAAATAGGGTTGACTATTTTGTAGCAAATTCAAATTATGTGGCAAACAGAATAAAAAAGTTTTATAAAAGAGATTGCAAAGTAATTTACCCACCTGTGGATACAGAATATTTTACACCAGCAAAGGACAAAAATATAGAGGATTATTATCTAATTGTATCCAGGCTTGTCCCATACAAAAGGATTGATTTAGCAGTTGAAGCTTTTAATCAGCTATCTAAAAGATTAGTAATTGTAGGAGATGGACCAGAATACAAAAAACTAAAATCAATTGCTAAGTCTAATATTGAATTTTTGGGTTATCAGCCAGATGAAACTATAAAAGATTTATATCAAAGGTGTAGAGCTTTAATTTTCCCAGGCGTAGAAGACTTCGGGATAGTTCCAGTTGAAGTGCAAGCGTGCGGCAGACCAGTGATTGCTCTTAAGAAAGGAGGAGCTGTTGAAACGGTCGAGGAAGGTAAAACGGGGGTTTTTTTCGAAAAGCAGGATGTTGAGAGTTTGAAAGAAGCAGTTTATAAATTCGAAAAAGATATTGAGAGATTCGACAAGGACTATATTAGATCTCATGCTGAAAAGTTTAGTGCCGAAAGATTTAGAATGGAATTCAAGGATTTTATACTCAAAGTTACTGAGTATGAGAGAGGGGAAGGGATGGGAGGAAAGGTATGA
- a CDS encoding NUDIX hydrolase has translation MRRHIPITNNGLTYDNNFVELLYAEANEHLRENDKKRDQILIVIATLSGAIFGFYEKLKGLPLGYKITMMLLVLMLSIFEPFILITYRKWHIIYHLGAKVLQQIMYIGVERVSVQLIKRLLEDNIKKPTLTRFITTTETMIYNLSLFMNISNVYILFYSFGKVHLGFMISMFMGYLILYNYIHFSNIKELLSKILTEKGYQEIWLLDFIKDLSADIYENKYLKIIVDDKNVVKVINKNNGCVVVPITSANKIILIEIFRDTVNRNVLELPRGFAEESESTEKAALRELEEEIGGQCSRIIKIGSFYPDTGLYKAEIDVFLALDTKYAIRKHFLAENIRDIKEFDITEIYSKLLNGEIFDSYTVTALVFALRHILNEV, from the coding sequence GTGAGAAGGCACATACCTATTACGAATAATGGTTTGACATATGACAATAATTTTGTTGAATTACTTTATGCAGAGGCTAATGAGCACTTGAGAGAAAACGACAAAAAAAGAGACCAAATTTTGATTGTAATTGCAACTTTGAGTGGAGCTATATTTGGCTTTTATGAAAAACTAAAAGGGCTCCCATTGGGATATAAGATAACTATGATGTTATTAGTTTTAATGTTATCTATTTTTGAACCTTTTATTTTAATTACATACAGAAAATGGCATATAATTTACCATTTAGGCGCCAAAGTTTTACAGCAGATTATGTATATTGGTGTGGAAAGGGTTTCTGTACAGCTTATAAAAAGGCTATTAGAAGATAATATAAAAAAGCCTACTCTAACACGATTTATAACTACTACTGAAACCATGATTTATAATCTATCCCTTTTTATGAATATTTCCAACGTGTATATATTATTTTATTCATTTGGCAAAGTGCATCTTGGCTTCATGATAAGCATGTTTATGGGATACTTAATTTTATACAACTATATTCATTTTAGTAATATAAAAGAACTTTTAAGCAAAATTTTGACTGAAAAAGGCTACCAGGAGATATGGCTTTTAGATTTTATAAAAGACCTCTCAGCAGATATTTATGAGAATAAATATTTAAAGATAATTGTTGATGACAAAAATGTAGTAAAAGTAATTAACAAAAATAATGGATGTGTTGTTGTGCCAATTACTTCTGCAAATAAGATTATATTGATTGAAATATTTCGTGATACAGTAAATAGAAATGTTTTAGAATTACCGCGTGGCTTTGCAGAGGAGTCGGAAAGCACAGAAAAAGCAGCCCTAAGAGAACTAGAAGAAGAAATTGGAGGTCAATGCAGCAGAATAATTAAAATAGGAAGCTTCTATCCTGATACTGGATTATATAAAGCTGAAATAGACGTATTTTTAGCTTTGGATACTAAATACGCCATTAGAAAACATTTCCTTGCAGAAAATATAAGAGATATTAAAGAATTTGATATAACAGAAATTTACTCGAAACTGTTAAATGGAGAAATATTTGATAGTTACACTGTTACAGCATTAGTTTTTGCTCTTAGGCATATTCTAAATGAAGTGTAA